CCCGGACGCGACTCCCGACCCTAACGAAAAGCCCACCGCCTGAACCGAGACCCATAGGACTTCATCATGCGACGCCGTCACAAACCAAGCGCCTCCGCCGACATCGATTTAGCGCCTCTCATCGACATGGTGTTCATCCTCCTCATTTTCTTCATGGTCTCGACGACCTTCGTGAAGGACATGAAGATCGACATCCAACGTCCTGGCGCCGCGACAGCGACCACCGCTTCGACGAAGTCCCTTCGCGTGCAGATCGACAATCAAGGCGACGTGTTCATTGATGGCAGGCCGGTTCGGGTGTGGATGGTACAGAGCCGGGTGCGCGAGTTCATGGAAACGGGTGGGTCTCAGTCCGTGTTGGTCGTCGTGGATCGCCGCGTGCCCTCGGAGCGCTTGGTGGAAGTGGTGGATCAATGCCGTTTGGCAGGTGCCACGGACGTGGGTGTAGCCACTGAGAAAGAAGCAGGCTGACCGCAGCGGCCACGGCTAACGGAGAACGGACATGAGCATCAAGCGGCATCTTTTCGCGGGCGGCACGATGGTTGTCGGCAGCGGCCTGGTGTTCGGGGGCGTTCTAGCGATGAACCTGTACTCCGAGCCCCCCAAGCGGGATAGCTCCGAGCAGGTCACGGCCTTTTCGGTCGACAAGAAGCCGCCGCCTCCAAAGTCGCGGGAGCCCAAGCCTAGCCAACAAAGGCGCCAGGCTCGGTCGGCCTCCCACGCAGCGGCCCCGGTTCCGAACATCGGCACACAGATCGCCGGCGTCAGCTTTGGCTTGCCGACGTTCGAGGCCGACCTTTCCACGATCGCGAGCGAGTCGATGTTGGGAAGCGCCACCAAAGACATGGTGATGACCGAGGACTCGGTGGATTCTCCGGCACAGCCCGTGGCACGGGTACCTCCGGAGTATCCCTCGAAGGCTCGTCAGAAGGGCATCGAGGGCTACGTGACCTTGAACGTGCTGGTAAGCGCCGAGGGTTCGATCCAGCAGATGCGCATCCTGAACGCCGATCCCGCCGGGATCTTCGAGGATTCGGCCAAGGCGGCGCTGGCCCGCTGGGAGTTCCGTCCCGGGCAGTACCAGGCAAGCCCCGTTTCGATGTGGGTCAAGCAGACCATTCGCTACAAGTTGCAATAAGCCATGAAGATTCGTCGCCTCGTTCATCTGTTGCTCCTGGGCTCGACGGTTGCCGGGGGCACGTTCATGGTGGGCTCTGCCGACCTGGCCTTCGCCAAGAAAAAGAAGAAGGCCACGGAAGAAGAACAGGTCGACCACATCGCGCTGGCAGCGCGCATGCTCAAGGACGATCACTACGATCGGGCCGAGGCTTTGCTAAAGCAGGTGGACCTGAAGCAGGAAGGCGTGGATCTGCCGCGCTTTCACTTGCTCATGGGTCTCGTGAAGCTGAAGCAGGACGATCTGGCGGCCGCGCGGGATTCGTTCCTGAGCTCCGTGAAGGCGGGGCAGACGGAGAAGGTGGTTCACCTCTTCCTGGCGCAGGCCTATTTCGGCCTCAAGGACTACAAGAACGCGCTGTCTTCGCTCGACAAGGCAGGCACGGAGCTCACGAACAAGCCCGAGGTGTTTGCCATGCGGGCGAACGCCCACTGGCAGCTGCAAGAGCCTGCCAAGACGCTGGCAGCCCTGGACAAGGGGCTGGGGGTGTTCCCCAATGAGGAGAAGCTGTCTCGGATGAAGGTGTTCTACCTCATCGAGATGGGTCTCTTTCAGATGGCGGTGGACGAGGGGCTGGCGTACCTGGCGCGCCCTGGCGCGGGGGCAGATGACTTCGTGGCGGTGGGCGAGGCTCTCAAGCGGGGGCGGGAGTACGAAAAGGCCCGGTTGATCCTGGAACAGGCCCGGCTGCGTTTCCCGGAAGAGGCTTTGCTGACGGCTCAGCTGGCCCACGCGTACATGGAAGCCGAGCGCCCCGTGAGCGCGGCGATCCTGTTCGAGCAGGCGTCTCGCCTGGATGAGAAGTACCGGGCGGATGCCGCCGAGATGTACCGCAAGGCGGGCCGGCTCGAGTTGGCAGCGTGGCTCAACGGCGGTGTGGCCGACCAAGAGGTCAAGATCAAGCAGCGTCTGGGCATCCTGCTGAACCAGGAAGATTTCGACGCGATCACGGCCATGGAGCCGCGTCTTTCGCGCCTGGGCCTGCTGCAAGACGAGAACGTTCGCTACGCCCTGGCCTACGCCTACTATAGCTCGGGCGATTTCCCGAACGCCGAGCGCCAGCTCAAGCTGCTCCGCGACCCTCAGCTCTTCGAGAAGGCGACGCAGCTTCGCAAGGCGATGGCGTCCTGCAACGAAGCCGGCTGGGAGTGTTTCTGAGCAGGAGACGCTGGCGTCGTCTGACTGCGGGCACGCACCCGCGCTCGCCCCGGTAGAGAGTATCAGCGGCCGGGGAAGCTTGTGGCCCGGGTCCTTCGATCGCCTGCGGGCGGCCTGCATGTTCCGAGCGCGCTTGCCAACGCGTTCTATCAGGTCGCTCGCCCCTTGGCGTTCGCTTTCGTTCGGCACCGGGAGCGATTCCTTGATGCCGGGGTCTCTCGGCGCTTCAGCAGCTCGCTTCCGAGACTCATCGGCCCTTCGCCACGTCCCCATGGTTACTACGGGCCTTTGCCGACTTTTCGCTCTCGCATTCGCCCTCGGTCTTCGAGGTATGACGCGAGATCTCTCCAAGAAAGAACGCTGTCCTTCACCGCGCGACCGCCGGATTTACGCCACCTGAGCCTTGGTCATCGAAGCTTCGCGGTCATCGGCCCGCTCGCCCCGCTCGGCGTCGCCTGCCATCCGGTTCTTGTGCATCGGCCCGCGGTTTCGCTCCCCGCTTCCTTCCCACGGTCGGTCGCCCTTCCGCAGTTGCGGTTCGCTTCGATCGGGATGACCTCCTTTCGGTCGGACTTTCACCAACAAGACAGCGCCCATGCTGGGCGCACCAAAAAAAAGGCCGCCCGCTGTGAAGCGGACGGCCCAGGTTACGTTCGCACTGTCGACTACTCGATTGCGAAGGCTTTGGCCATGGCGCAGTCGAGGATCGTGTTCCGCATCACCAGGTTCGCGCCAGGATTGGTCCCTGGAGCCGGAACGTGGTTGTAGGTGTCAGACTTCCCGTCGTCGTCGATGTTCACGCAGTGAGTCGATGCTCCCTGCACGAGCGTGTTCCAGACCTGGACCTTCGTTCCCCGTCGGAAGAGGAAACCGCCACCGCGCTTCTCGCTCTCCGAAACGAACGCTGGATCCGTCGGACCGATAGCGGTGAAGTTGGCAAGGAGTGGAAAGGAGACGGGCACCTCGGCGGGCGAGGAGTTGTCGTTATCGGCCTCGATGGCGCGGTCAGCGGCGTCGTTCGCAGAGCGAATGAAGACGAACTGCGCGGCGCCGCGGAAGCCGTGGCCCCAGTCGAAAGCATCGTCAGCGTTGTCTGTAACGGCGACGTGAGCGACAGAGACCGTGGAGCCAAAGAACTCGATTCCGTCGTCGGAATTCAGGTGCGTCTGCACGTAGTTCACACGGGTACCCGAGCCCACGGCGTAGAGCGTAATTCCATTGATCTCCTTATCAAGCTCGACCGCTGAACCGCCGTTACGAGAAACCACGTACTGAATCACCCCGCTGTCGTCGGCGTCGTTATCTCCGCCGCCGAACACGTTCGGAAGGCCTTCGAGCGGTGCGTTGCAGGCAACGAAGTTCCCACGGCAACGGTTGTCGCGGGCCTTACCGATAACGACGAGACCACCCCAACGCTGGCGGATGCCCATCGGGTCAGTTGCCGGGTTACCATCGAACCGAGCTGTTAGCTGGGCGTCTGAGGTCATGACGATGGGGTTCTCTTTGGTCCCGTTCGCCATGATCTTCGAGCCACGGGTGATGACCAAAGATGTATTTGGCTCGCCATAGATAAGGGTTCCAGGCTCGATGACAAGCGTAACGGCCACATCGTTCGCGGCGTTAACATCGTCGCCGGTTCCCACCAAGACGGGCGACCCAGAGGGCAGCTTGTAGACGTTGTCGTTCGTCAGAGTTACGGTCCCCGCCGTTCCGAACTGCCCAGGAAGAACGCAGATATCATAGTCGCCAGCGGCGGCAGCGCCCGCGAACAATCCCGCTTCGTCAGCACTCAACGCGCCGAACTCCGCCGAGAACTTGCTTGCTGCGGGGTCGTTGGCCACGAGCAGGAATGTGCCAGGCGGACACGTGCCATTCGCAACCGGTGCCGTCGCGGCAGCGAGAGTGCCCTGGCCAGCCGGAAAGTCCCAAACGGCCTTGTTGCCATTGATGCCAACGGTCCATCCGTCGGTCCAGCGGCTTGCCACATTGGACGGGTCAAACGCACCCACGTAGTTGGTGGGAACGATGTAGTTCGGGAGAGGCACGTTCGTATCCCAGAGTGCCGGTGGTGTGAACTGGAAATGAGCTACGGGCCCGAGGTAGGGGGTTGTCGCGGAACATACGCCGTTCGTCGACGTAAGCCCCAAGGGGCGCAGCTGGTTATTCAGGGCAGGCATTGCCGCAGCGCCCGCAAACCAGTCTGCGGTGGACCAGGGGGCCACCGTCTTGGCCGGAAAACCAGCTACGTTCGGAACGGCAGGCGCCGCCTCGGCAGCCGCTGGGCAAGCCATTGCCACGGGGCCGGTATCGCCCCCGCCGGCATCGACAGCGCTTCCGTCCGGTCCACCGTCGACGATGCCGCCGTCGGAACCACCCGCGGAACCGTCCATCATGACGGAGCCGTCGGCAGGGTTCGGCGTGGTGGTGTCGTCGTCGTCACAGCCCGCGGTCAACATAACGCCGCAAGTCAATCCAGTGGCCAGTAGCCTTCCGATACTTCGATTTAAGCTCATAAAGCTTGCTCCTCATCCATTCGAGTTGTTCGTTCAGACCGGTTGTTTTAACCGGGTCCCTTCATAACGAGACCTCATTTCATCGAGGTGTCATGACTGCGACAGGTCGGTGACATCCAGGGGAGTCAACATGCACTCAAAACTCATAGGAAAGAGATACCGCCACGCTTCGGCCTCGACGGTAGGCCCGCTGTGAAAGTCCCGCTTGCTCGACCTGAAAAAGTGGGTCCATTAAGTTCCGCCCCTTTATTTTTAGACGGAGGCGTTCCGTGAACGCGTAAGAAGCCGTGAAATCTACGAGCGGAACCGGCTGTTCGTACGCATCCGGTATGCCGGACTGCCCCACTTCCACGATGCGTTCACCGAGCATGTTGAACGCGACCAAAAACTCAAAGCGGCCCTCTTCCGGGTCCGAATAGCCCAGCTGGAGATTCGCGATCCAAGGGCTCTGTCCCTGCATGGGCCGACGCAGATTCGTAGAACCCGCCTTGTCTGCCTCAGGTATTTCGACCTCGGACCTGATCAGCGTCAGGTTGCCAGCAAGAAAGTAGCCCTCGAGTGCATCAACGTTCCGATCGAGCTCATAGCGAAAATCCATCTCAGCACCGTAGTTGCGTGCAGAAGGAATGTTGGTGAAGCGACGGAGGTTGTTGTCTCCTGGCTCGCCCGATGGAAGGATTGTTATCTCTATCGGATTGGTGAAATCTTTGCGGAACAGCGCGAAGGAGATCATCTCTGTGGCGCTGGCGTACCACTCGAATCGTGCGTCATAGTTGGTCACATCGGCCTGTCTCAGGTTCTCATTGCCGATGTAAGGAATGCGAGTCTCTGGATCGATGAACTTCGCCGGGGAGAGCTCTCGCAGCTGCGGCCTATTGACCGTTTGACTAACCGCAATGCGCAACTGGGAGTGCTCCGTCGTGTTCAGCGTGAGAGTACCGGCTGGGAGTATGTTGGTTTGTTCAATCGCCCCTGTGACCTCAGGAACTTGCATGGGGTTGACGATCACGAAAGGGCGCGTCGTGGCACTCACCAGCGCGCTCTCGACACGAACGCCACCCTGAAAGCGAAGCCACTTCTCGCGAATGAACTCGCCCATCAGGTATCCTGCGCTTGTGCGGGTCTTTGCCGTGTAGGCGTCTGTTGGAAGGAATTCGTCTTGGATATCGAGACGTCCGCTTGCGACTCTTTCCGGGGAGAAAATCTGATCGAGTGGCAGGGCTCGTTCTTCATCTGAGAGTCCGTCAGCGACGAACCGGTATCGGAGTACGCGCGCATCCCGATCCACTCGAGAAAAAAGGCCCCCACTGGACAGGAGAAGCTCGCTTTTGGCACCAAGTGAGACTGGAAGCTTCAGGTCAAATCCGTAGACGAGCGACTCGTCCATGAGAGTTTCGTAGTTTCTCCGCAATGGACCGGAGGCTACCAGGTAGCGAAACGTTGGATTCGGAACCTCAGCCGTCGGGGTATCGCGCACGTATGAATATTCTCTGGTGTCGGGCTCGTCACGTGACGCTGTGGAATAGTTCGCCATCCACGACAGTTTGAGACGGGCGAGTCGCTCAAACTCGTGTTCACCTCGAAGTTGCTGGGCGAACAGCTGTTGTTCGTTCCAACTCAGCGTCGTCTTTTCGCGCTCACCAGAGTCGTTCGTGATACTGCGGTCAAGTGAGGAATTCTTGGCCGTCTTGCGCGTCAGGAGAGTGGTGGATTCGAGCCGGTGGTTTTTGCCAAACTCAGCGCTCACGGAGCCGACCGAGGCCATGCTCACGTCCTGCGTTGTTTGGCGAATAGCAGTTGGAAAGTCCCGTCGAAATCCGCCCGTGACCGTGTCGATGGTGATCTGCCCTCGATCTTCGCCGCGGAACATCCACCCATTGTCGTACTGGCCGGCCAGCTGTATCCCCACCTTGGCTCCATTGGAGAACGTCAAACGGTCTCCGATCTCAGCGTTGACTCCGAGATCGAGCGGCATCGTAACTTGCTGGGCGGAGTAGTTGTGCTCGAAGAGCCCAACCTTGTCTTGGGCTGAGGGCCGGGCTGAGCGTGGCGTGATGTGGCTCAGGGAGGCTGTCTTCGTGCCCCCCTCGGTGAGCCTGAGCCATTCGCCGGGCACCGATCGAGTTCCATCGTCGTAGCCAAGCCAATCTCTCCCGCCGCCACGGTGCGTATTCCCGCTCTGAAAGGTGGTCACGCTGTTGGCGCCGGTGCTCAGGCCCAGAGAAAAGTGAAACTTCTCGGGAACGCCCCGTGTCCGCAACTGAACCACACCGCCCGAGAAGTCACCCGGCATGTCAGGGGAGTACGTCTTCTGGACCACCACGCTGCCTAGAACGCTAGTGGGAAAGAGATCGAGGGGAATCACTTTGCGGCTCGGATCCGGGCTGGGCAGGTCTGCACCATTGAGCAAAGTACTTGAGTACCTCTCCCCTAGACCACGAATGTAAATGTATTTTCCTCCTACCAGAGTGACGCCCGTGACGCGTGTCAGAGCGGAAGCGGCGCTGCTGTCGCCCGCTGCGCTCATCTGCTCGGCTCCAAGGACGTCGGCGACATTCGACGTATCCCGCCGCTCGTCCATGACCGAGGCCACAGTGCCCTCGACGTGGGGGGCAGTAACCACGAACTCGTCAAGCTCGACTGAAGATGGCGAAAGCTCGATCGGAACCTCGACCTTGCCCTTCGCTGGCACGACGATGCCATCTACAGTTTGGGTCGAGTATTGCGTGTGAATGATGGACAGCGCGTACTCGCCTGCGGGCAACTCGATCCGGAAGCGACCCTGGGCATCGCTCTCAGCCTCCACAGGGGCACCTCGCACGAACACGCGCGCGCGCGCTACAGGCTTCTTTGTATCGAGTGACAACAAGAGCCCTTCCAGAAGTCCAGCCGGATTCGTAGCTTTGCGCTTCTCGAACGAGTCCTCCTCGTCCTGGCTGGTTTGCGACTTCTTGGCCACTTCGAGAAGCTGGTTGGTCACGGCTCCCGACTCGCTGAGCGTTACGATGAGTTCGGTGGTCTCGAAGGGAACCACCGGCACCTCGGAGATCTTCACCTCGACAGCTGGGCTCGAACCAGGCGCTCCAGGAACCAGTCCTCTCGGCACGAGCAAGTAGAGATTGTGAATTCCGCCTGGACCAGAAAACCCAGCCGCGCCGTCTTCGTTCGTTACAGCACGTGTCTCGCCAATGCGAGCCATGACGCCCAGAGCCGGGGTGCTCCTCCGCCCGATGAACACCACGACGTGAAGGGTCCCCCAATCCTTGGGGGCCTGCTGAGGAAGCTGGAGCAAGCCGGCCGAGGGGCCCGCTTTTGGTTGAGTATCACCCGAACCCGTCGTGGTGGGAGGCTGAGCGGCCCCTGCCTCGACCGGAGCGGCTTCGGGTGTCGGCGCTGGCGCAGCGCTTTCCTCGGGCACGCTGGACGCTTCAGGCTCAGCCGTGGGTTCCTGAGCCAACGCGGGCAGGGCAACCATGAGTAGCGCAACTGGCACAACGCTCATGAACCTGCGCGGGTTCAGCGCAAGGCCCGTCCGCGACCGCGTTAAAGGGGATGGATCCGTGGCTTGGGTCGGGAGCTTGGCTTCTTGATCATCGGTAGGCTGGCCACGAAGCGGGTTGGCACGGCTCTTGTTTTGGGGCGGCATGGGCGTTCGGGTGTAGTTGGTATGGGACGAGGTCCGAGCCCCCGGGGGAGGTTGGCCGGCAGGGTAGTGGCCGAGTTCCCCCGTTTGGAGACAGAAAAGCAACAGTTCTGCAACAGAACGACGAGCTCTATGTGCACCGTTCCCTACACCCGCAAGCAGCCTTCAGTTACCCCCGAACGTGGGCCCAAAAAGCGCCAATCGAAACCACGCGCTCCACAAGAGCGCACGCCAGCGGTACCGCGGTGGCCAGACTCAGTCCACCCAGACGACCCGAGCGTTGAAGTCGAAGTCCGGTACCGTGCCCGAACACTCTAGGTGGTAGTCGGGCGCCAACTGGCAGGCGTGGGTTGCAACACTGGGTGTCGTCGTATGTTGCCCGATGTCATCGAGCGACCTCACCGCCCCCGTTGTAGGCCACGGCGTCACGAAACTGCCGCCGCAAGGGCTGTTTCCGTTACTACAGCAAATGGAATACGAGCTCCCTATGTTGCAAGCGATGCTGCACGACTTGTACTGGGGGTGTCCCATGTTCCCCTCCACGAGGCATGCGTTGCCGTTCCCGATGCAGGTCAGCTTGCAACGGGACTGGTCAATCACGCGTCCGGTTACACGGAGTTCCACTGTGCGCGTCGCTTCGTAACACTCACAGCCGTCAGAGGTAAGGCCGTTGCAGTCTTTGCGCCCGGAAGCGCAAACGCAGCTGCCACTTGAGCATACCCTTTGGAACTCGGTACAACCCTGGCCCTGTGCTCCACTGACGTTACTGCAGGTTCCCGTTGAGCAGATCTGGCAAGCACCCGAGCAAGTCGAATTACAGCAAATGCCGGCGGCGCAGTTTCCGGTTTGGCATTCCCCCACCCGGCCGCAGCTCGCACCCTGCGCCTTCTTGGCCCTGCATACCCCCCCGCTGTCACAGTACGCCCCGGAAGCGCAGCCGTTGTCTGCACTGCAGGCGTTCGAGCAGGCTGAGCCTTTGCACGTACCGGGTGTGCAGGGGGTGGCCATCGGGGTCACGCATTGGCCATTCGAGCACGTGGGCGCGGCCGTCTGGCTCGCGCCGTCCTTGCAGGTTGCTGACCCACAAGACGTCCCGTTCGCCACCGATTGGCATACCCCGGACACACATTGGCCGGTGAAACCGCAGGCTGAGGGCGCACATTCGCTGGGGAATGACCCACTCAAAGGCTCGCACGTCCCTGTTCCGCAGGCCTGGCAGGCCCCCGTACACGCATTGTTGCAACACACCCCGTCCGGCGCGCAGAAACCAGACCCACACTCGCCCGCGGCCGCGCAAGCAACGCCCAGCTTCTTCTTGCACTGGGTACCCACGCACGTTTTGTTGGCGTCGAGGCAGTCCGCATCCTTGGTGCACGTTTCAAGGCATGTGCCGTTGTTGCAGGTGAACTCACCGCACGGTTTGACCGTCGGTGTCGTGCACTTGCGGGCCCCGTCGCACGTGGACGCGGGCGTGGCTGTTTTTTTGTCGGCGCTACAGGACGCCCCCGGGCAGGCCGCGTCGCTGGCGCCGCTCGGCAGGGCCGTGCACACGCCGTTCGTGCCGCCGCTGTCCTTGGCAGCACACGACTCGCAGGCCCCGCTGCAGTCCGCGTTGCAGCAGTACCCATCGACGCACTTGTCCGAGCCACAGGCGGCGTTGTTGGCACATCCACTGCCGTTCGCAAGCGCACATTGCTTCGTCCGTGCGTTGCACTTCTTCCCGTTGCGGCAGTCTGCATCCTCCGCACAGCTGGCCTTGCATGATGAGCCACCACAAACCAAGTCGTTTGCGCACGTGTTTCCGGCCGGCGTCGCGCACTTGCCCGCGCCGTCACACGTTGAAGCGCCGATCTCTTTGGACTTATCGCCCGAGCACGTGGCCCCCGCGCAGATCACCCCGCTATCGTAAACGGCACACTTGCCGGCTCCGTCACAGACGCCCGTGGTGCCGCAGGTCGAGCTCGTTTTGGCCTCGCACTGGTTGAGAGGATCCTGACCACTCGGCACATCCGAGCACGTGCCCTCCTTGCCTGCCACCTTGCAAGACTTACAGGTGCCGGAGCACGCCGTCGTGCAGCACACGCCCTCGCCCGTGCAGATTCCAGACGCACACTGATCGTTGTTGCTGCACAGCTGGCCCGGCTTGCGCTTGCCGCATAGAGAGCTGACGCACGAATTGGGTGCCACGCACTGATCGTCTCGCGAACAGGAATCGGCGCACGCGTTGCCGCTGCAGGTATGAGGTGCACAGGACGTGTCTTCCTTGACCTTCTTGCAGGTTCCCAAACCATCACACTGACGCGCGTAAACCAGCATGTTCGAGGTCGAGTTGCAGCTTTGTTCGGAACACGGCGTGGCCTCGGCAAAAAGCTGGCACGCCCCGTTGCCGTTGCATCGACCGTTTTCCTTGCAGGTATTGGGGTCCTTTGCCTTGCACACGTCCCTTGGATCGTCGCTGCCGGCAGGCACCTCCGTGCACTTGCCGCGGCTCGTGGGAAACGCGCAGTACTGGCACGTCCCGGTACAGGCGCTTTCGCAACAGACCTCGTCCACACACTGCCCCGAAGCGCACTCACCCCCGTTTTTGCAGGTACCGCCCAGGGGCTTGAGACCACAACTGTTGTTCGTGCAGACGGCGCCGCCCGTGCAGTCGGCGTCGGTCGTGCACTTGTCCAGGCACGCATTACCCCGACAGACGTTGGGCGCGCAGGCAACCGGCTTACCGGGTACGCACGACCCGTTTCCATCGCACTCGCTCGCCGGAATGCCGTCGTTGCCCGCACACGTCGCGCCCGCACACACCGTGCCCTTCGCAAACTTGGCGCAGACACCCTTGCCGTCGCACTTCCCCGTTTCTCCGCACATCCCCGCAGCCGTGGCCTTGCAGATGTTTCTCGTGTCGTCCGCACCCGCGGGAACAGGCAAGCACTCGCCCACCTTGTTGAGTTGGTTGCAGCTGAGGCAGGCGCCCTTGCAATCCTGGTTGCAACAGACCTCGTCCGCGCAGAATCCCGTTTCGCACTCGCCGCCCACCTTACAGGCCGCGCCGATGAGCTTTTTGCCGCAGCTTTTCCTGTTTGTCTCGGGATCGAGCTTGCAGGCCTTGCCCGTATCGCACTGTGCGTCTGTCTCGCATTCGTCAAAGCAGGCAACTTTGGCGGGATCGCAGAGGAAGCTTCCGCAAACCAGGTTCTTCTCGGCGCTGCAGCTGCCGGCCGAACAGACCTTGCGGTCGCGTGAGCCGGTGCGATCGCAAGTGCCCTCGGCACACAGGGTGCCGTCGGGATGTTTGCGGCAAGCCCCTGCCCCATCGCAGGTGCCATCGAAGCCGCAGGACGAGGCGGGATCCACTTGGCAGGACTTCATTTCCCCCGGCGCTTGGCCCGCGGGCGTGGGCAGGCAGCTGCCCATGCTTCCCTGAAGGTTGCAGGCTTGGCACGCGCCCGTGCACGCCGACTCACAACAGACGCCATCGGCGCAGAACCCGCTTTGGCATTCGCTGGCCGCACCGCAGGCGGCGCCTTTGTCCTTGTCGCCCCGCTCCGTCGAAGCGTCGAGCCTCTCTTCGACAGCCCCTGCATCCATGGGGGTCTCGCTCACCATCGCGTCGATCTCGGGCATGACGACGCCTCCCGCCATGCGAAGCGGGAACACCACGCGCGTGCATCCGCTTTCCAGGGCGACACCCGCAAGTTGGTTTGCCTCACCCACGGGCGCCGCATCGGCCAAGGGCGTGGCGCTCACGGCGAAGGTCTGCCCCGCCGCATAGTCGGGAATCTTCACCTCGAAGCGTCTTTGTCCCGGGCACGCCAGCGGGGTCTCGAAATCGACGCCGGCTTCATCCGCCCGTGCCAGCCGGAACGCCAACTTGTTCGCGGCTGCCAGGTCCTGGCCACACTGGAACTCCACCAGCAGGGTGTTGGCGTTGCACGCGCGCGGCTCGGCGTCTTTCGCGCAACCGATGAGGCCTACCGCGGCGGCAAGCAAGAAGGTCTGGATGAGACCGAAGGTCTTCATGGCTGTGCTCCCGGATTGTACGTGCCCGTGTCGTCAACCTCGGGCCCCGGAGTCGTGCCGCCACCGCCGCTCAAGGCCACCGCCACGACGGAAGCCGCCACCACGGCGCCCACGACGCCCCAAAACCAGGCCTTCTTGTACACAGGTGACCCCGCAGGCTCCGCGTCGTTGAGCTGCGTCTCCTGGGCCGACACGGACTCGAATCCATCGCTGGGCGTCGTCGGCAGCGGGTTCGCCGCCGCGGAGGCAACGGGCGCGCTTGGCGCCAGGGACTCCTCGAGACGGATCAGTACCCGCTGGTACTGCCCGCCGCTCAAGCTCAAGCTGCGGTAGCCGCGCGCAAAGCCCGCCTTGGTCACCTCGATGTCAACCGCGCCGGCGTTCACGACCACGGCGTCCTGCAAGGGCATGGTGCCCGCCTCGCGACCGTTGATGGTCACGAGCGCGCCGTCCGGGCC
Above is a genomic segment from Myxococcales bacterium containing:
- a CDS encoding biopolymer transporter ExbD produces the protein MRRRHKPSASADIDLAPLIDMVFILLIFFMVSTTFVKDMKIDIQRPGAATATTASTKSLRVQIDNQGDVFIDGRPVRVWMVQSRVREFMETGGSQSVLVVVDRRVPSERLVEVVDQCRLAGATDVGVATEKEAG
- a CDS encoding TonB-dependent receptor: MPPQNKSRANPLRGQPTDDQEAKLPTQATDPSPLTRSRTGLALNPRRFMSVVPVALLMVALPALAQEPTAEPEASSVPEESAAPAPTPEAAPVEAGAAQPPTTTGSGDTQPKAGPSAGLLQLPQQAPKDWGTLHVVVFIGRRSTPALGVMARIGETRAVTNEDGAAGFSGPGGIHNLYLLVPRGLVPGAPGSSPAVEVKISEVPVVPFETTELIVTLSESGAVTNQLLEVAKKSQTSQDEEDSFEKRKATNPAGLLEGLLLSLDTKKPVARARVFVRGAPVEAESDAQGRFRIELPAGEYALSIIHTQYSTQTVDGIVVPAKGKVEVPIELSPSSVELDEFVVTAPHVEGTVASVMDERRDTSNVADVLGAEQMSAAGDSSAASALTRVTGVTLVGGKYIYIRGLGERYSSTLLNGADLPSPDPSRKVIPLDLFPTSVLGSVVVQKTYSPDMPGDFSGGVVQLRTRGVPEKFHFSLGLSTGANSVTTFQSGNTHRGGGRDWLGYDDGTRSVPGEWLRLTEGGTKTASLSHITPRSARPSAQDKVGLFEHNYSAQQVTMPLDLGVNAEIGDRLTFSNGAKVGIQLAGQYDNGWMFRGEDRGQITIDTVTGGFRRDFPTAIRQTTQDVSMASVGSVSAEFGKNHRLESTTLLTRKTAKNSSLDRSITNDSGEREKTTLSWNEQQLFAQQLRGEHEFERLARLKLSWMANYSTASRDEPDTREYSYVRDTPTAEVPNPTFRYLVASGPLRRNYETLMDESLVYGFDLKLPVSLGAKSELLLSSGGLFSRVDRDARVLRYRFVADGLSDEERALPLDQIFSPERVASGRLDIQDEFLPTDAYTAKTRTSAGYLMGEFIREKWLRFQGGVRVESALVSATTRPFVIVNPMQVPEVTGAIEQTNILPAGTLTLNTTEHSQLRIAVSQTVNRPQLRELSPAKFIDPETRIPYIGNENLRQADVTNYDARFEWYASATEMISFALFRKDFTNPIEITILPSGEPGDNNLRRFTNIPSARNYGAEMDFRYELDRNVDALEGYFLAGNLTLIRSEVEIPEADKAGSTNLRRPMQGQSPWIANLQLGYSDPEEGRFEFLVAFNMLGERIVEVGQSGIPDAYEQPVPLVDFTASYAFTERLRLKIKGRNLMDPLFQVEQAGLSQRAYRRGRSVAVSLSYEF
- a CDS encoding TonB family protein yields the protein MSIKRHLFAGGTMVVGSGLVFGGVLAMNLYSEPPKRDSSEQVTAFSVDKKPPPPKSREPKPSQQRRQARSASHAAAPVPNIGTQIAGVSFGLPTFEADLSTIASESMLGSATKDMVMTEDSVDSPAQPVARVPPEYPSKARQKGIEGYVTLNVLVSAEGSIQQMRILNADPAGIFEDSAKAALARWEFRPGQYQASPVSMWVKQTIRYKLQ
- a CDS encoding PEGA domain-containing protein, whose protein sequence is MIDPSATARRWLRAFFLGLVILSGGPAWAGDTAESLIAEGVELRRLGQDAEALSKFEKAYTQSSTPRAAAQWGLCLQALGRWSEAEARLSEALKARGDRWVQKNREVLRDSLEAVKANVARVEVNGGPDGALVTINGREAGTMPLQDAVVVNAGAVDIEVTKAGFARGYRSLSLSGGQYQRVLIRLEESLAPSAPVASAAANPLPTTPSDGFESVSAQETQLNDAEPAGSPVYKKAWFWGVVGAVVAASVVAVALSGGGGTTPGPEVDDTGTYNPGAQP